TAAATTCTTCGTACCATTTGCCACAGGTGCGAAGGCCATGGTTCGCTGCAAAACCGGTTATGAGTTGGTAGGGCTTTTCCATGGATGCTTCGTAGCCTCGATAATATACTTCGATATAGTTTCCTTCCGGGTACCGCTCTGGTTTGAGCGCCGGAATCCGCTTGTCAACCTGGGTATAGATCTGCCTGTATCGGTCGTATATCCCTTTCTCCAGATCCTCCTGGTAGCAGACAGAACCGACGGAGCTGATGTTCACATGGCCCTGTTCCCACATGCGCACATGGCGGATGATCTCCTCCGCCATCTTCCGGTCGCTGTTATCTGTCACATCGGAGGCCAGAAGCCATCCTTCCGGTCTTGGAATCACCTTCGGGCTGTCTAAAATGGCTGACTGCGCCTGCACTACATTGATCCGCTCACGGCTGATAAATTTCTTCATGTGCTTCAGCCGCTCGATCTCCCGGTCGATCTGCGCCTCCTTGTCCTCCATCATGGACAGAAAGCGCTCCGGCGAACGGTTCTGCATATATTCCTTAATCTCCCCCAACGGCATCCCCAGCTTCTGCAGCATCCGGATCACCGTAAAGGTATCAATCTGCCAGACATAATAATAACGATATCCGTTTTCCTCCGTGACCGCCGGAGAAAAAAGACCGATCTCATCATAGTGGAACAATGTATGCTTCTTCACTCCCAGAATATTTGCAAACTCTCCCGTAGTAAAATAAAGCTCCGAATGTTTTTCCATCATTGACTCCTTGTTTTTTCTTCTCTATCCTTTTGGCGCACGCGAAGTTCCGCGTTTTAGCACGGCGGCTGTCCCCGGACCGCCGCCGTGCTAAAATGCGGAACCCCCTCCCTCGCCAAAAAAAGCTTGACTATCGGGTTACCCTATCCTTTATGATAATACTTGCGCTTAAAAAAAGCAAGAAAGAGGTGTAAAACATGAATCAATCTTTATCGAAAAATTTTACCTTTGGTTCTCTGCTCCTGTTTGCGCTGCCAACCACGATCATGATGATCATCATGTCTTTATATACGATTGTAGACGGGATCTTTATCTCCCGCTTTGTCAGCACCAACGCGCTGTCATCCTTAAATATCGTATATCCGCTGATCAATGTGGCCATGGGCATCGGTATCATGCTGTCCACCGGAAGCAATGCGATCGTGGCGCGCAAGATGGGGCAGGGAGACCAGGATGGGGCCAGAAAAACCTTTACCGCTATCGTCGTGCTGAACCTGATGTTAGGTGCGGCTGTGGGGCTGTCAGGGGCTCTTTTTGCCGTCCCGCTCTCCCGGATCATGGGAGCCAGCGACTTGCTCCTGGCGGACTGCGTCTCCTACCTGCGCTGGCAGATGGCCTTTGTTCCTGCACTGATGCTCCAGGTCCTGTTCCAGATGTTCTTTGTCACGGAGGGCCGCCCCGGCATCGGCCTGTTTTTGACCCTGCTCTCCGGAATATGCAACGTGGTGCTGGACTATGTGCTGATCGTACCGCTGCAGCTTGGTATTGCCGGAGCTGCCATGGCAACCGTCGCCGGCTACATGGTCACAGCCGTCGTGGGACTGATCTATTTTGCGGTATCCAGACGTTCCCTGTGGCTGGTTCCGTTTCGTTTCCATGCAAAGGAAATACTGGAAACCTGTGTAAACGGCTCCTCTGAGATGGTGTCAAACCTGGCCTCCGGCATCATTACCTTTTTGTTCAATCTGCTGATGATGTACTATGCCGGAGAGGACGGAGTTGCCGCCATCACGATCATCCAGTATTCCCAGTTCCTGCTCAATGCGCTGTATATGGGATTTTCCCAGGGGATCTCTCCGGTCATCGGCTTCAATTACGGCAGCCAGAACCACAGGCAGCTGAAACAGGTATTCCGCACGGCCCTGATCTTTATCGCGGCAACCTCCGTAGCCGTGTTCGTATTCGCGGAGCTGGCTGGGGCTGTCATCGTCGGGATCTTTGCCCAGACGGGAACCGCGGTATATGAGATGGCC
This portion of the Clostridium sp. AN503 genome encodes:
- a CDS encoding MATE family efflux transporter, encoding MNQSLSKNFTFGSLLLFALPTTIMMIIMSLYTIVDGIFISRFVSTNALSSLNIVYPLINVAMGIGIMLSTGSNAIVARKMGQGDQDGARKTFTAIVVLNLMLGAAVGLSGALFAVPLSRIMGASDLLLADCVSYLRWQMAFVPALMLQVLFQMFFVTEGRPGIGLFLTLLSGICNVVLDYVLIVPLQLGIAGAAMATVAGYMVTAVVGLIYFAVSRRSLWLVPFRFHAKEILETCVNGSSEMVSNLASGIITFLFNLLMMYYAGEDGVAAITIIQYSQFLLNALYMGFSQGISPVIGFNYGSQNHRQLKQVFRTALIFIAATSVAVFVFAELAGAVIVGIFAQTGTAVYEMARHGFTIFAVSFLFSGLNLFSSALFTALSNGRISAIISFIRTFVLIVASLAVLPLILGLDGIWLAIPIAEAGATVMCIGYLKKNRNVYHYA
- a CDS encoding MerR family transcriptional regulator; the encoded protein is MMEKHSELYFTTGEFANILGVKKHTLFHYDEIGLFSPAVTEENGYRYYYVWQIDTFTVIRMLQKLGMPLGEIKEYMQNRSPERFLSMMEDKEAQIDREIERLKHMKKFISRERINVVQAQSAILDSPKVIPRPEGWLLASDVTDNSDRKMAEEIIRHVRMWEQGHVNISSVGSVCYQEDLEKGIYDRYRQIYTQVDKRIPALKPERYPEGNYIEVYYRGYEASMEKPYQLITGFAANHGLRTCGKWYEEFITDELTVAGYDKYTVRTLVKLEES